The nucleotide sequence GGTGTTTTTTGTCGACGAAATCCACCGCTTGCCGCGTGCCGTCGAGGAGACCTTCTACCCGGCGATGGAGGATCGCCGCCTGCCGATCACCGTCGGCCAAGGAGCTGGCGCACGCGTCATCACGCTCGAGCTGCCCCCGTTCACGTTGGTCGGGGCGACGACTCGCACCGGCCTGTTGACGACGCCGTTGCGCGACCGCTTCGGCGTCACGATCCGGCTCGAGCTGTACCCGCCGGAGGAGCTCGCGGCGATCGTGCGCCGCTCGGCGACGATCCTCCAGGTCGCGATCGACGACGCCGCAGCTATCGAGATCGCGCGCCGCTCGCGCGGTACGCCGCGTGTCGCCAATCGCTTGTTGCGCCGCGTGCGCGACTACCTCGAGGTGGCCGGTGGCGAGCGCATCGACCTGGCGCTGGCGCGCTCGGCGCTCGAGCTCCTCGAGATCGACCAGGAGGGTCTCGATCGCACCGACCGCGCGATCCTGCGGACGCTTTGTCGCGACTTCGGCGGCGGCCCGGTAGGTCTCTCGACGCTCGCGACAGCCGTCGGCGAGGAGCCCGACACGATCCAAGACGTCTACGAGCCGTATCTAATGCAAAGAGGACTGATCGTCCGTACGCCGCGCGGTCGAGTGGCCACCGAGCGGGCGTTCAAGCATTTGGGAATTGCGCCGCCCGCGGGTAGCGGGCAGCCTCTGTTTTGAACGTGTCGCTGGCTTCGCCCCATCGATGCCGAACGGTCGGGTTTTCGACAGCCGGAGTGGGGCTTTCGTCGGCCGGAGTGGGGCTTGCACTCCCTACCCTGTGGGCCGTGCCGATCTTTATCTGCCCCAGCTGCGGCCGCCGCTCTGCCGCGGCCGAGCGTACCGCCGGCTTCAGCGAGCGTCCTCGTGGCTGCGCTCATTGCGGCTCGGCGTTCGTGTTTGAACTGCTCGATGACTACTACCCCGCGCCGAACGCCGCCTTCTTCATCCTCGACAAGGAGGGTCGGCTGCTCGGTACCGGTCGCGGGGCGCGCGAGCTGACCGGCCTGGGCGATCTCGAGGTAATCGGCCGCCCGGTCAACGAGGTCCTGCGCTTGCAATACGAAGATGGTCAAGATCCGATCGCTACCGCCCTCGAGTGGGGGGTGCGCGTGCTCGGTCGGCGGGTGGTGGTTCACGCCGAGGGTGATCAAGAAGAGCCCGCGACGGCCGACGTCTTCCCGGCTTACGACGACGACGGTGGCGCCTTGCTGGTGCTCACCCCGCGCCTCGAACGGTGACCTCGCGGCGACGTAACCTCGTCATTCTGGCGCTCGTCGGGGCGCTGCTTGTGGCGTCGGCGCTGGTGATCGTGCCTGGTTCACCTCTGCACAAGCCGACCCGGCTGGGCCTCGACCTGCGGGGAGGCGTCGAGCTGATCTACCAGGGTCAGCCGACCCCGCAGGTGCCGAAGGTCACGCCCCAAGCGATCGACGATGCGATCGAGACGATCCGCAAGCGCACCGACGCGCTCGGTGTTGCGGAGCCCGAGATCCAACGTTCCGGCGCCGACCAGATCGTGGTCGGTCTGCCCGACGTCAAAAACGCGAAGCGGGCGATTCAGCAGGTTGGCACGACAGCCCAGCTGCAGTTCTACGACTGGGAGGCGAACGTCCTCGGCGGGCGTGGTCCTGACCAGCCCTACTCCGGTAGTCGTGCGCTCTGGGAGGCGGTGCGGGTCGCATCGCGACAGAAGCCGCGAGCGGAGCCGACCGACGTCCCGCCGGAGGGTGTCTCGCCGGCTGTACGTCGTCGCTTCGGCGGCGACCGCCGCAAGATCCTCGAGTACTACGACCGTCGCAACGACAGCGCCAAGGCTCGCTACTACCTGTTCGGACCTGATCGGCGGCTGCTACGTGGACCGGATACGAGCTGCGCGGAGCTGCTCTCCGACTACCAGCGGCTGCCTGGGCCCCCGCGCCGCTACGCCCGCGGTACGGCCTGCGCGCGGGAGCTGCGGGCGCTGGGGCGGGGCGGCCCGCCCGACGGCAGCATCGTCGTGCGGGTGCCGCAGGGCATCCTCGTCGTCGAGGCCGAGCGGGCGCCTGGGCAGCCAGCCCAGATCAAGCGCTACTACGTGATCGAGGACGACGTCGAGCTCTCGGGCAGCGATATCCGCGATCCTCGTCAAGAGTTCGATCAGCGCAGCGGCGAGCCGATCGTCACGATGCGCTTTAGCGAGCACGGCCGCCGTGCCTTCGAGCGGGTCACCAAGCGGCTGGCCGAGCGCGGCGCGCGGCAGATCCTCCCGCCAGGGGTTCCTCGCCAGCAAGCCTTCCAGCGCTTCGCGATCGTTCTCGACGGTCGCATCATCTCGCGCGCGACAATCGACTTCGTCCAGAACCCCGAGGGCATCGACGGCCGCACCGGCGCCCAAATCGAGGGCATCGGTTCCCTCCAGGAGGCGCAAGACCTAGCGCGCAACCTGCGCATCGGTGCCCTCCCGATCAACCTCAAACTGATCTCGCAGACGCAGGTCTCGGCGACCCTCGGTAAGCAGGCGCTGCAGCAAGGGTTGATCGCTGGTCTCGCCGGCCTTGCGCTGACGATCCTTTTCTTGATCGCCTTCTACCGCGTGCTCGGCGTGATCGCGACGGTCGCGCTGTTCGTGTACGCGGTGCTGCTGTTCGCGGTCGTGAAGCTGATCCCGGTGACGTTGACGCTGCCCGGCATCGCCGGACTGATCCTGACCCTGGGCGTCGCCGCCGACGCGAACATCGTGATTTACGAGCGGATCAAGGAGGAGGTACGCGCCGGCCGTTCGATCCCGGCTGCGATCGCTAGCGGCTACTCGAAGGCGCTGCGCACGATCGTCGACGCCAACGTCGTGACGCTCGGCGTTGCCTTCATCCTCTTCATGCTCGCGACCGCGGGCGTCAAGGGCTTCGCCTTCACGCTGCTCCTCGGCACCTTGGCCTCGCTGTTCACGGCGGTGCTCGCTACCTCCGCGGTACTCGGCACGCTCGCGCGGTCACGTTTGCTCGCCCGCCCGTCGGCGCTCGGAGTGGGGCGCCGGCACGCGCGCTGGCACTTCGACTTCATGGGCAAGTCGAAGTTCTTCTTCTCGATGTCCGGAGTGATCATCGCTGCCGGCGCGATCGCAATCTCGACGCTCGGCATCAACTTCGGCATCGACTTCGAGTCGGGCACGCGCATCACGACCCCGCTCGAACGACCCGCGAGCGTCCAGCAGGTTCGCGACGTGTTGGCACCGCTCGGGTACGCCGA is from Thermoleophilum album and encodes:
- the ruvB gene encoding Holliday junction branch migration DNA helicase RuvB; the protein is MERLHESVRQPHEEEVEQSLRPRALSEFVGQERVKRQLAVFVEAARARGEPLDHLLLAGPPGLGKTSLAEIVARELGVPFVQTAGPALERKGDVAAYLTALDPRSVFFVDEIHRLPRAVEETFYPAMEDRRLPITVGQGAGARVITLELPPFTLVGATTRTGLLTTPLRDRFGVTIRLELYPPEELAAIVRRSATILQVAIDDAAAIEIARRSRGTPRVANRLLRRVRDYLEVAGGERIDLALARSALELLEIDQEGLDRTDRAILRTLCRDFGGGPVGLSTLATAVGEEPDTIQDVYEPYLMQRGLIVRTPRGRVATERAFKHLGIAPPAGSGQPLF
- a CDS encoding PAS domain-containing protein; translated protein: MFELLDDYYPAPNAAFFILDKEGRLLGTGRGARELTGLGDLEVIGRPVNEVLRLQYEDGQDPIATALEWGVRVLGRRVVVHAEGDQEEPATADVFPAYDDDGGALLVLTPRLER
- the secD gene encoding protein translocase subunit SecD is translated as MTSRRRNLVILALVGALLVASALVIVPGSPLHKPTRLGLDLRGGVELIYQGQPTPQVPKVTPQAIDDAIETIRKRTDALGVAEPEIQRSGADQIVVGLPDVKNAKRAIQQVGTTAQLQFYDWEANVLGGRGPDQPYSGSRALWEAVRVASRQKPRAEPTDVPPEGVSPAVRRRFGGDRRKILEYYDRRNDSAKARYYLFGPDRRLLRGPDTSCAELLSDYQRLPGPPRRYARGTACARELRALGRGGPPDGSIVVRVPQGILVVEAERAPGQPAQIKRYYVIEDDVELSGSDIRDPRQEFDQRSGEPIVTMRFSEHGRRAFERVTKRLAERGARQILPPGVPRQQAFQRFAIVLDGRIISRATIDFVQNPEGIDGRTGAQIEGIGSLQEAQDLARNLRIGALPINLKLISQTQVSATLGKQALQQGLIAGLAGLALTILFLIAFYRVLGVIATVALFVYAVLLFAVVKLIPVTLTLPGIAGLILTLGVAADANIVIYERIKEEVRAGRSIPAAIASGYSKALRTIVDANVVTLGVAFILFMLATAGVKGFAFTLLLGTLASLFTAVLATSAVLGTLARSRLLARPSALGVGRRHARWHFDFMGKSKFFFSMSGVIIAAGAIAISTLGINFGIDFESGTRITTPLERPASVQQVRDVLAPLGYADAKIQQVNDPQLGNNVVQISTRELGPGAVERVRDRLDRAFGVRRADFSVTSIGPTFGRQVAETAVLAILASLALISVYIAARFQPKFAIPVLIALVHDLLITAGVYAITDREVTTATVAALLTILGYSLYDTIIVFDRIRENMPRMTRATFSQIANRSMSEVLTRSLATSFSTLLPIGALLFFGGETLKDFAFALMVGVLSGTYSSIFIATPVLVEWKERERLFRRRRQLWLEELGHVPAYYDPDALAAATAQRQDSSDQVPVGTAVAAGRADATSGGDESAPSTADPVVTTATTTASEAAPEPEATAGLSSRERARRRRERKRKHGRPR